One Scomber scombrus chromosome 4, fScoSco1.1, whole genome shotgun sequence genomic region harbors:
- the LOC133979523 gene encoding zinc finger protein 462-like isoform X1, whose translation MQKDSMHSTTPGHMMHNEPVPQESPVKSFHCSHCPLSFKSEVFLFEHLNNVHDYSVDASLRDAGLTGTNKASNDKNSDTTRSTFECQHCDFKASSWDDYKKHETCHKESVNQNVKGKTTSVISANQKAAGAKEISSSAMSTSKTKCTPNSSRDLKTYKKPLQTITKYFKASGSNGLSAVKSTDNPTLLDGTRDMLILQESSSSSGQKSSGVFKVSAKPMIDLSAVSQQFLLNDYLLNADLTPPSPKGHITEAVFNNVGKRTCNESLTSSPAKKVKMARESKQDVSSSADFSFEVSEDEEENRINLVNGDMESPKVYFCKHCDYSDVGIQGVSTHYQSDHPYVRYTSDYIEDPINQSATFRCLHCPIEFVSVASLKKHYTKNHPEAPNVFKMQLRELHLVFKCFLCSFTMNALKALRRHYKEKHPTHEVNNALMYCKYLATGSQEGSSQLNTCEKTPSSERISTESVPVPCEEVKNAPSSQHATSKEADVALFQCNKCKFGHKSVVVMHVHYQKSHPEEAITIDKIKQSSLVTSQTTPEKMSEPQKSVIITDRKKISDSPIQETKEKDKMPRQTISVAQINHSPETSKTHSESPKTKKVESAGDRTPAKRDRKMSTEMDSVSPTSPNAVFYCQFCSYSSTKIKSVVCHHNAKHSLHTQVGIQEIVKYSAEFRKKKLQNEAKATANASLSTSVTKCHAFARAEDLFYCQKCNYGNPSVKGVTTHQSKLHTGCKFSTESVIEYTTLIRDQIQKSKSQAKESSISTGLPLPLLNEGDEHMFFCHFCNYRQSTVNRIVHHYSKTHRGFVSKAKQIRLHTSMVLEQTKKLLLKAAANQEVDQTPVEEKIKKKEKTKGPGKSSSVSLSSSKKASQAQKTLQCPRCAYITQHVYLLRRHTRKIHVSHCSVSKVSNVGFKQGNLQSGHHCEFCVFSHKKATILYKHYQEKHPGRRPCHDLITARLNVGPETSTPLRSGENETKIYPCRACSFKGRSVSGITDHYRAVHPWSVKEDGSVLDVINRKKPSAKKKMEDRSEISGSFETYQVPLEFDNSLDSPQKATESSTELKCPHCPARFHAYHSLKTHLGEHRQNVTEEELQEEQLQVQTNVHIFKCPHCSYVNTNCEEVLCHCLKKHPSLESSADSLHVDEAHLHLQKGCSKGTDPDGMLRYSGYMCKTCPQIHSTLEELSKHCEEDHNQSVPNPPKPAQQSKTHSTQGSVKQGFSFKKKTHAVIGCQFCFYKCTTKVALRQHMHTYHNNTPASSAQDCAYKCILCSKSFFQRRCLGYHYTRIHGKDAFHKYYAPVYHTVLKKSATTSPDHPSSHMAENTSDASQSSTATEENKKNVFKCPKCPYVNACTHGILTHCQMSHPAVVARADELKTTEILVTNMVGCKLGKSSNERGYMCKICPQIHASLKKLKIHLEMDHGKEASHKPNAKVYHQICNMPQPPPLVQHKFKCDMCTYSGARRRYLWRHYKVIHKLDALATSRQLEKYNKLGTKVSYLPEAEPDSEESGQIKCKKCPNLFFYSLELLSAHYSTFHSSDCKLDFTVLYPVSKKHKAIYKCCHCKKRLNGIAKLCVHMDYHKRKKTTENAAEEMAARTEASLVDTITPEVKSTELCEQDELPTLETVEEPDQSNVTLPTSPLSSPSKPADVEEPEPEPEPEPESREDKHTCKQCAQTFMSLKGLRCHERSHAAVAAIKKLDNLPTSALKHTSIDKYVVFKSGTRRPFQCSICHYRATVMALWNNHFIKNHQDIIMNPAETDNQDTENTQTAEKETPNSSEGLNNLPEPDEELEIGEKSMYLEPPDVQRQLNHFSLMAEAGASSKANVQDPKLPVSGLLHCEFCNFTTEHSSSIRRHLLNRHGKKMLRCKDCNFFTGLKKNMDMHIETGHSTFESEATHQKDLRCPFCLYQTKNKNNMIDHIILHREERVVPIEVRRPKLSRYLQGIVFRCHKCTFTSASAENLHLHMKRHDDIKPYKCRLCYFDCTQLCNLEAHLCDKHQVVRNHALVGQVSLDQLEARDGRAPEEEEEEEPVSNLENNNEVEDVETEELVMDCNEVSDDTHAKNPAVNVLRENMKLQIVQPHQPQRQGSRKANAKSLTRYAAFNLNLPFKNSANPNAAVPEKHGQDPQERTQNEMSLPDAAKRQGIEKRAEPKVAEGNSADVHFVDCSYPEKERQMSEKQLRGSIDSRKMAMQKREEAAEGRLAGKAQARKLQMKALQDRTSNIEEKVEDDILRHILLLDDDGSIRRTPKKAGYDRLVKIEQDIENEVVENVLSQIILLNEEDSITLAQHPKKHPEDTTAVTPKKSQECFTAERHLLNLTPNSAQVKMSRKKRVDKVSHCKEEHVHNQTNCEKLDYGAMPVLEKEPLNEEPLTRCKEEEEGGRLEQRQDRGDKVITENNKSRFKDWEHAEGSMMQEADNPCVSKGAVTAVDGAAEVRHSAVTEKKLFTCGFCGRNLTNSCELERHILRHGL comes from the exons ATGCAAAAAG ATTCAATGCACTCTACCACTCCTGGTCATATGATGCACAATGAACCTGTCCCTCAAGAATCCCCAGTGAAGTCTTTTCATTGTAGTCACTGTCCACTCAGCTTCAAATCTGAGGTCTTCCTTTTTGAACATCTCAACAATGTGCATGACTACTCTGTGGATGCTTCTCTCAGAGACGCTGGTTTAACTGGGACTAACAAAGCCagcaatgacaaaaacagtgacacaaCAAGAAGTACCTTTGAATGCCAGCACTGTGATTTTAAAGCTTCTTCTTGGGATGattataaaaaacatgaaacgtGTCACAAAGAATCAGTCAATCAGAATGTGAAAGGAAAGACGACATCTGTCATTTCTGCAAACCAGAAAGCTGCAGGGGCAAAAGAGATTTCATCATCAGCTATGTCTACCTCAAAAACTAAATGCACACCCAACTCATCAAGGGACCTGAAAACATATAAGAAGCCATTGCAGACCATCACAAAGTACTTTAAGGCATCTGGATCAAATGGACTATCCGCAGTGAAGTCAACTGATAACCCAACACTTCTAGATGGCACCAGAGATATGCTTATTTTGCAAGAATCCTCTTCAAGCTCCGGCCAAAAGAGCAGTGGGGTTTTTAAAGTCTCTGCAAAGCCCATGATTGATCTCTCCGCAGTGTCTCAGCAGTTCTTGCTAAATGACTACCTTCTAAATGCTGACCTTACACCACCATCGCCTAAGGGACACATCACAGAAGCAGTTTTTAACAATGTTGGCAAAAGGACATGTAATGAAAGCTTAACAAGTTCCCCAGCCAAAAAAGTAAAGATGGCAAGGGAAAGCAAGCAAGACGTATCAAGCAGTGcagatttttcatttgaagttagtgaggatgaagaagaaaacaggatTAATCTTGTTAATGGAGACATGGAAAGCCCAAAAGTTTACTTTTGCAAGCACTGTGACTACAGTGATGTGGGCATCCAAGGTGTGTCTACCCATTATCAGAGTGACCACCCTTACGTAAGATATACCTCTGACTACATTGAGGATCCGATTAATCAGAGTGCTACCTTCCGTTGCCTGCACTGTCCGATTGAGTTTGTTAGTGTAGCTAGCCTCAAGAAACACTACACAAAAAATCATCCCGAGGCCCCAAATGTATTCAAGATGCAACTACGTGAACTCCATTtggttttcaaatgttttctgtgttcctTTACCATGAATGCATTGAAGGCCTTGAGAAGACATTACAAGGAAAAGCACCCAACACATGAAGTGAATAATGCATTGATGTACTGCAAATATTTGGCAACCGGAAGCCAGGAGGGGTCATCTCAGTTGAATACATGTGAAAAGACTCCTAGTTCAGAAAGGATTTCTACTGAGAGCGTCCCAGTACCATGCGAGGAAGTCAAAAATGCACCCTCATCCCAACATGCTACGTCCAAAGAAGCAGATGTGGCCTTGTTTCAATGCAACAAATGCAAGTTCGGTCATAAGTCAGTTGTTGTTATGCATGTCCACTACCAAAAAAGCCATCCAGAAGAAGCGATCACAATTGACAAAATCAAACAATCTTCTCTTGTCACATCACAGACGACCCCTGAAAAGATGTCAGAGCCTCAAAAGTCTGTGATaataacagacagaaagaaaatctCAGATTCTCCGATTCAggaaacaaaagagaaagataaGATGCCACGACAGACGATTTCAGTTGCTCAGATAAATCACTCGCCAGAAACTTCAAAGACTCATTCAGAGTCTCCCAAAACCAAGAAAGTGGAATCTGCAGGGGACAGAACACCTGCCAAACGAGACAGGAAAATGTCTACTGAAATGGACAGTGTATCCCCCACTTCACCAAATGCAGTGTTTTACTGCCAGTTTTGCAGTTATTCAAGTACCAAAATAAAAAGCGTTGTTTGTCATCACAATGCAAAACATTCTTTACACACACAAGTAGGTATTCAAGAGATCGTAAAGTATAGCGCTGAGTTTCGGAagaaaaaacttcaaaatgaaGCTAAAGCCACAGCAAATGCATCATTATCTACTTCAGTGACAAAGTGTCATGCTTTTGCCCGTGCAGAGGACTTGTTTTACTGCCAAAAGTGCAACTATGGAAATCCATCTGTAAAAGGAGTAACAACCCATCAATCCAAATTGCACACAGGCTGTAAGTTTAGCACTGAATCTGTTATTGAGTATACAACTTTGATTCGTGATCAAATTCAAAAATCCAAATCTCAAGCAAAGGAGTCCTCTATTTCTACTGGTCTACCTCTTCCTCTTTTGAATGAAGGCGATGAACATATGTTTTTCTGCCACTTTTGCAACTATCGGCAAAGTACCGTGAACCGTATAGTGCATCATTACTCCAAAACGCATCGTGGATTTGTGTCAAAGGCTAAACAAATCCGTCTGCATACTTCTATGGTTCTTGAACAGACAAAGAAATTGCTTCTGAAAGCAGCTGCAAACCAAGAAGTCGATCAGACACCCGTTgaagaaaagataaagaaaaaggaaaaaacaaagggGCCTGGCAAATCCTCTTCAGTGTCACTGTCGTCCTCAAAGAAGGCCTCACAAGCACAGAAGACCCTTCAGTGTCCTAGATGCGCATACATCACTCAACATGTGTATCTTTTGAGGCGACATACGCGGAAGATCCACGTGTCACATTGCTCAGTTTCAAAAGTTTCAAACGTGGGTTTTAAACAAGGAAATTTACAGTCAGGGCATCACTGtgaattctgtgttttttcccacaaaaaagcaaCGATATTGTATAAGCACTACCAGGAAAAACACCCAGGTCGTAGACCATGCCATGACCTCATAACTGCTAGGTTAAATGTCGGTCCTGAAACATCCACTCCTCTAAGATctggagaaaatgaaacaaaaatatatcCATGCAGAGCATGTTCATTTAAAGGTCGCTCAGTGTCGGGTATCACAGACCACTACCGTGCTGTTCATCCTTGGTCTGTGAAAGAAGATGGCTCAGTCTTGGATGTCATCAACAGAAAGAAGCCAAGTGCAAAAAAGAAGATGGAAGACCGCAGTGAAATATCTGGGTCATTTGAAACCTACCAAGTGCCTCTTGAATTTGACAACTCACTTGATTCACCTCAAAAAGCAACAGAATCTTCCACAGAGCTCAAATGCCCTCACTGCCCAGCGCGGTTTCATGCCTATCATAGTCTCAAAACTCACCTTGGAGAACACAGACAAAATGTAACTGAAGAAGAACTGCAAGAAGAGCAACTACAAGTCCAGACAAATGTGCATATCTTTAAATGTCCACATTGTAGCTACGTGAATACCAATTGTGAAGAAGTTCTCTGTCACTGTCTGAAGAAGCATCCTAGCCTTGAATCCAGTGCAGACAGTCTTCATGTCGATGAAGCACATTTGCACCTTCAGAAGGGCTGTTCGAAAGGAACAGATCCTGATGGCATGTTGAGATATAGTGGGTACATGTGTAAAACCTGCCCGCAGATCCATTCAACGCTAGAGGAGCTGAGCAAGCACTGTGAGGAAGACCATAATCAAAGTGTGCCAAACCCACCCAAACCAGCACAGCAATCTAAGACCCACAGCACTCAGGGATCAGTAAAGCAAGGTTTCTCttttaagaagaaaacacatgcaGTGATCGGTTGTCAGTTCTGCTTTTATAAATGCACCACAAAAGTTGCTCTCCGTCAGCATATGCACACTTACCACAACAATACACCTGCTTCATCAGCTCAGGATTGTGCATACAAATGCATACTTTGTTCCAAATCCTTTTTCCAGAGAAGGTGTCTTGGATATCATTATACTAGGATACATGGAAAAGATGCCTTCCACAAATACTATGCACCAGTATACCACACTGTTCTCAAGAAGTCAGCAACTACATCTCCAGATCATCCTTCAAGCCACATGGCAGAAAATACTTCAGATGCATCTCAATCCAGCACAGcgacagaagaaaacaaaaaaaatgtcttcaagtGTCCAAAGTGTCCCTACGTGAATGCTTGCACCCATGGAATTCTCACTCACTGCCAAATGAGCCATCCAGCCGTCGTAGCCAGGGCAGATGaactgaaaacaactgaaatacTTGTAACCAACATGGTTGGTTGTAAGCTGGGAAAAAGCAGTAATGAAAGAGGgtatatgtgtaaaatatgtccACAAATTCATGCATCATTGAAGAAGCTGAAAATCCATTTAGAAATGGACCATGGAAAGGAGGCCTCCCACAAACCCAACGCCAAAGTGTACCACCAAATATGCAACATGCCACAACCACCACCGCTAGTGCAACACAAGTTTAAGTGTGACATGTGTACCTATTCAGGAGCAAGGCGAAGGTACCTGTGGAGACACTATAAAGTGATTCACAAGCTTGATGCACTTGCCACAAGCAGGCAGCTTGAAAAGTATAATAAACTAGGAACAAAGGTCAGTTACCTGCCTGAAGCTGAACCAGATTCTGAGGAAAGTggacaaattaaatgtaaaaagtgtcCCAACTTATTCTTTTACTCATTAGAGCTGCTTAGTGCCCACTATAGTACCTTTCACAGCTCAGATTGCAAATTGGACTTCACTGTGTTATATCCAGtatcaaaaaaacataaagcGATTTACAAATGTTGCCACTGCAAGAAACGGTTGAATGGAATTGCAAAGCTGTGTGTCCACATGGATTACcacaagaggaagaaaacaacGGAAAATGCTGCAGAGGAAATGGCTGCAAGGACAGAGGCATCACTTGTTGATACGATCACACCAGAGGTCAAGTCCACTGAG CTCTGTGAGCAAGATGAACTGCCCACGTTAGAAACTGTGGAGGAGCCAGACCAAAGCAATGTGACTTTGCCGACAAGTCCCTTGTCATCACCTTCAAAACCAGCTGATGTGGaggagccagagccagagccagagccagagccagaatCAAGAGAAGACAAACATACTTGCAAACAGTGTGCTCAGACATTCATGTCACTGAAAGGTTTGCGTTGCCATGAACGCAGCCATGCAGCTGTGGCGGCCATCAAGAAACTGGACAACCTGCCTACCTCAGCTTTAAAGCACAC caGTATTGACAAATACGTTGTGTTCAAGTCTGGGACGCGGAGGCCTTTCCAGTGTAGCATCTGTCACTATCGGGCGACTGTCATGGCCCTGTGGAACAATCATTTTATCAAAAACCATCAAG ATATCATTATGAATCCTGCTGAGACTGACAACCAAGATACGGAGAACACTCAGACGGCTGAGAAGGAGACCCCTAATTCATCAGAGGGACTGAACAATTTGCCTGAACCTGATGAAGAACTGGAAATTGGTGAAA AATCAATGTACTTGGAGCCCCCAGATGTGCAGCGGCAGTTGAACCACTTCAGCTTGATGGCAGAGGCTGGGGCCTCATCTAAAGCGAACGTACAAGACCCCAAGTTGCCTGTGAGCGGTCTACTTCACTGCGAGTTCTGCAATTTTACCACTGAACATTCATCTAGTATACGACGACACCTCCTAAATCGACATGGAAAGAAGATGCTCAGGTGTAAAGACTGCAACTTCTTCACTGGTTTGAA GAAAAATATGGATATGCACATTGAGACGGGCCATTCTACCTTCGAGTCCGAGGCCACTCATCAGAAAGACCTTCGCTGCCCTTTCTGCCTCTACCAGACcaagaacaagaacaacatGATCGACCACATCATCTTGCATCGTG AGGAGCGTGTTGTGCCAATTGAGGTGCGTCGCCCGAAGCTGTCACGCTACCTTCAAGGCATCGTCTTCCGATGTCACAAGTGCACTTTTACAAGCGCTAGTGCTGAAAACCTGCATTTGCACATGAAGAGGCACGATGACATCAAACCTTACAAGTGCCGACTGTGCTACTTTGACTGCACTCAGCTATGCAACTTGGAAGCGCACCTGTGTGATAAGCACCAG GTTGTGAGGAATCATGCACTTGTGGGTCAGGTCAGCCTTGATCAACTAGAGGCAAGAGATGGTAGGGCgccagaagaagaggaggaggaagaaccTGTGTCTAACTTGGAGAACAACAATGAGGTTGAAGATGTAGAAACAGAGGAGTTAGTTATGGACTGTAATGAAGTTTCAGATGACACACATGCCAAGAACCCTGCAGTAAATGTCCTAAGGGAGAACATGAAACTACAGATAGTACAACCACATCAGCCGCAAAGGCAGGGCAGCAGAAAAGCTAATGCAAAAAGTCTCACCAGGTACGCTGCATTTAACCTTAACCTTCCGTTTAAAAACAGTGCAAACCCAAACGCTGCTGTCCCAGAGAAGCACGGGCAGGACCCACAGGAACGAACACAGAATGAGATGAGCTTGCCTGACGCTGCAAAAAGACAAGGGATCGAAAAAAGAGCAGAACCAAAAGTGGCAGAAGGGAACAGTGCAGATGTGCATTTTGTGGATTGCAGTTatccagagaaagagaggcagatgaGTGAAAAGCAGCTCAGAGGAAGTATAGACAGCAGAAAAATGGCAAtgcaaaaaagagaagaggcaGCAGAGGGGAGACTAGCTGGAAAAGCACAGGCACGCAAGCTCCAAATGAAGGCGCTTCAGGATAGAACGTCGAACATTGAGGAGAAGGTCGAGGACGACATACTGCGTCATATTCTACTGCTCGACGATGATGGCAGCATCCGCCGAACACCCAAGAAGGCCGGTTATGATAGACTGGTTAAGATCGAGCAGGACATTGAAAATGAAGTTGTAGAAAATGTTCTTAGTCAGATCATTTTACTCAATGAAGAGGACAGCATCACTTTGGCCCAACACCCAAAAAAACACCCTGAAGATACAACTGCGGTAACTCCAAAGAAGAGTCAAGAGTGTTTCACAGCTGAGAGACATTTGCTGAATCTGACACCCAACAGTGCACAAGTTAAGATGAGCCGTAAGAAACGAGTAGATAAGGTTTCACACTGTAAAGAAGAACACGTGCACAATCAGACAAACTGTGAGAAGCTTGATTATGGAGCAATGCCTGTACTTGAGAAAGAACCTCTAAATGAGGAACCTCTCACACGCtgcaaagaggaagaagaaggtggTCGTTTGGAGCAGAGGCAGGACAGAGGAGACAAGGTCATCACTGAAAACAACAAGAGTCGATTCAAGGATTGGGAACATGCGGAGGGAAGCATGATGCAGGAAGCTGACAACCCATGTGTGTCCAAAG GTGCCGTTACAGCTGTGGACGGAGCAGCTGAAGTCCGACACTCAGCGGTTACTGAGAAAAAACTGTTTACTTGTGGGTTTTGTGGACGAAACCTCACGAACAGCTGTGAACTGGAGCGTCACATCCTGCGACACGGACTGTAA